In Deltaproteobacteria bacterium, the following proteins share a genomic window:
- a CDS encoding glycosyltransferase family 4 protein → MHIGLLFYTDSLVLQNQTQKLNGRGMANLGFLKALLQYKAEHSVSLLVSGHWEKQIVQEQVFSPHQNSCPIITFSELSKFLKEKPLQALHYPSPDLYRAFEIKKLNPTPMAVTGVTHSLGSAPFLEWLYLSLLASPQATDALICTSPAAVKVLRKLQSEITHAFDLNPLATPQIPLAIHCADFQKTPAHNLYPEFPQEEFVLLYLGRISLFTKCDLKPLLIVFRELIKRSPKKSRLILAGACEEEAYLEDLSAYSHSLGINSQISFKKNPSEELKKSLLQRAQVFLAPNDNPQETFGLSILEALASGLPIVAADWNGYKSLIENEKEGFLIPTLIPSHLDFMGETAALQIDAMNHLYFSQSTATDLEIFTEKILSLITNEELRQDMARQARQKSSAYDWSQVIPQYLDLWENLSQQNIPVKNKSTGAVKERLYTLNYHQIFSHYATQVLTEEDSFQISPLGQEALQGNIPLENPPSLDEFLPVDAVLQVLQMGGKGFRVADLSSISQGEFILMWLYKYGFVKRVS, encoded by the coding sequence ATGCATATAGGATTACTTTTCTACACGGATTCTCTCGTTCTGCAAAATCAAACCCAAAAACTGAATGGCCGAGGAATGGCAAACCTCGGTTTTTTGAAGGCCCTGCTGCAATACAAGGCAGAGCATTCCGTCAGCCTGCTGGTCAGCGGCCATTGGGAAAAACAAATTGTACAGGAACAAGTTTTTTCTCCTCATCAAAACTCTTGTCCCATTATTACTTTCTCCGAACTTTCAAAATTTCTGAAAGAAAAACCCCTGCAGGCATTGCATTATCCTAGCCCCGATCTTTACCGGGCCTTTGAAATTAAAAAACTGAATCCAACGCCCATGGCTGTCACAGGGGTCACCCATTCTCTGGGGTCTGCCCCCTTTCTGGAATGGCTTTATTTAAGCCTGCTTGCCAGCCCTCAAGCGACGGACGCCCTCATCTGCACCAGCCCTGCTGCAGTAAAAGTATTACGAAAATTACAAAGTGAAATCACCCATGCCTTCGATTTAAATCCACTAGCTACCCCGCAAATCCCTCTGGCTATTCATTGTGCGGACTTTCAGAAAACTCCTGCACACAATCTCTACCCAGAATTTCCCCAAGAGGAATTTGTGCTTTTATATTTGGGCAGAATTTCCCTGTTTACCAAATGCGATTTAAAACCTCTGCTAATTGTCTTTAGAGAATTGATAAAACGCAGCCCAAAAAAATCGAGATTAATATTAGCCGGGGCCTGTGAGGAAGAGGCCTATCTGGAGGATTTGTCTGCCTATAGCCACAGCCTGGGAATAAACTCTCAAATCAGTTTTAAAAAAAATCCCAGTGAAGAACTAAAAAAATCTTTACTGCAAAGGGCTCAAGTTTTTTTGGCGCCCAATGATAATCCCCAAGAAACGTTTGGGCTCAGCATCCTGGAAGCCCTGGCCTCCGGCTTACCCATTGTCGCGGCCGATTGGAACGGATACAAGAGTCTTATTGAAAACGAAAAAGAAGGTTTTCTCATCCCCACCCTCATTCCCAGTCACCTGGATTTTATGGGGGAAACCGCTGCCCTGCAAATCGATGCGATGAATCATCTTTATTTTTCTCAATCCACCGCGACGGATTTGGAAATATTTACGGAAAAGATTTTATCACTGATTACGAACGAGGAGTTGAGACAAGACATGGCAAGGCAGGCCAGACAAAAATCATCGGCCTATGACTGGAGCCAGGTGATTCCGCAATATCTGGATTTATGGGAAAATCTTTCTCAACAAAATATCCCAGTAAAAAACAAATCGACCGGAGCTGTAAAAGAAAGACTCTACACCTTGAACTATCACCAAATCTTTTCACACTACGCCACTCAAGTTTTAACAGAAGAGGATTCTTTTCAGATTAGCCCCCTGGGCCAGGAGGCCTTGCAAGGAAACATCCCCCTGGAAAATCCGCCGAGTCTGGATGAATTTCTGCCTGTGGATGCAGTGCTTCAAGTGCTGCAAATGGGAGGGAAAGGTTTTCGAGTAGCAGACTTGAGTTCTATTAGTCAGGGAGAATTTATTTTAATGTGGTTGTATAAGTATGGGTTTGTCAAAAGGGTATCGTAA